In the genome of Treponema pedis, one region contains:
- a CDS encoding ABC transporter transmembrane domain-containing protein: MKFITLSFKLAGQYKNRLKAGMFLIFLQNASILFGFFALFLAFGWMGETTGAHIRTIFAVLFASFFFNFLTGWAKSSLSDGVFFGIFKDYRLTVGEKLKKAPMGYFAEQSLSRIMAAFTNVMKSLEMYSAMSIDFSLSGVSLSFFLLIGMFGVNAKIGFLTLICLTLIWLCVSLMVHQAKKEVIREHAAITKVSDALIDGICGIPVLRSFPFADAGVVEEIHSKLKNASEELRLSQVHFETVFVIYARIFSTVINLSSLLVTLFSCYLYTKGEVLLPQALTVSAAGFMLFGGLKQLENAAILMVKNPANMQYLNEVLDIPEINDGTLEVMENQDIVFDKVRFSYDKKIPF, encoded by the coding sequence ATAAAAATCGTCTTAAAGCGGGAATGTTCCTTATTTTTCTGCAAAATGCTTCGATTTTATTCGGGTTTTTTGCGCTCTTTCTTGCATTCGGTTGGATGGGGGAAACGACCGGCGCTCATATTCGGACGATTTTCGCAGTATTGTTTGCCTCTTTCTTTTTTAATTTTTTAACGGGCTGGGCAAAAAGCAGTCTAAGCGACGGCGTTTTTTTCGGAATTTTTAAGGATTACCGGCTTACGGTCGGCGAAAAGTTAAAAAAAGCCCCTATGGGTTATTTTGCCGAACAAAGTCTTTCAAGAATTATGGCGGCATTTACCAATGTTATGAAAAGCCTCGAAATGTACTCTGCAATGAGTATTGACTTTAGTCTTTCCGGTGTTTCACTCTCCTTTTTCCTTTTAATCGGGATGTTCGGTGTAAATGCTAAAATCGGATTTCTAACCCTTATATGCTTAACACTTATCTGGCTCTGCGTATCTCTTATGGTACATCAGGCTAAGAAAGAGGTTATACGTGAACACGCTGCAATTACCAAGGTGAGCGACGCTCTTATTGACGGTATTTGCGGTATTCCCGTGCTTCGCAGTTTTCCGTTTGCGGATGCAGGGGTTGTGGAAGAAATTCATTCTAAATTGAAAAACGCTTCCGAGGAACTCAGACTTTCTCAAGTACATTTCGAGACGGTTTTTGTTATTTATGCGAGAATTTTTTCTACCGTTATCAATCTTTCGAGCCTGCTTGTTACACTCTTTTCCTGTTATCTTTATACGAAGGGTGAAGTATTATTGCCACAGGCGCTCACCGTTTCGGCGGCGGGCTTTATGCTTTTCGGCGGTTTAAAACAACTTGAAAATGCGGCAATCCTGATGGTTAAAAATCCCGCCAATATGCAGTATTTGAATGAGGTTTTAGATATTCCCGAAATAAACGACGGTACTTTAGAAGTCATGGAAAACCAGGATATTGTCTTTGACAAGGTACGTTTCAGCTACGACAAAAAAATCCCGTTCTAA
- a CDS encoding ABC transporter ATP-binding protein, whose product MVGPSGSGKTTIINLISRFYDIDSGEIRLGNKDIRDYKVEKLLKNLSLVFQDVYLFQDTIENNIRFANPDASREEVVEAAKKARCHNFIMELPDGYNTPVGEGGSSLSGGEKQRISIARALLKNAPIILLDEATSSVDPENEYEILAAIEELSKGHTVISIAHRLSTVKKADQILVIDDGKLVQEGKHNDLINKEGIYSAFIKARERAANWRL is encoded by the coding sequence ATCGTAGGGCCGTCAGGCTCCGGGAAAACGACAATTATCAATTTAATATCCCGTTTTTACGATATCGATAGCGGCGAAATCAGATTGGGCAATAAGGATATACGGGATTATAAGGTTGAAAAATTACTTAAAAATCTTTCGCTTGTTTTTCAAGATGTGTATCTTTTCCAAGATACCATAGAAAACAATATCCGCTTTGCAAATCCCGATGCAAGTCGCGAAGAGGTGGTTGAAGCCGCTAAAAAGGCGCGCTGCCATAATTTTATTATGGAACTTCCCGACGGCTATAACACTCCGGTCGGCGAGGGAGGCAGTTCCCTTTCAGGCGGAGAAAAGCAGCGAATTTCCATTGCCAGAGCATTACTTAAAAATGCGCCGATTATTCTTTTGGATGAAGCGACCAGCTCGGTTGACCCTGAAAATGAATACGAGATTTTAGCGGCGATTGAGGAGCTGTCCAAAGGGCATACGGTGATTTCCATAGCTCACAGACTTTCTACCGTAAAAAAAGCCGACCAAATCTTAGTAATTGATGACGGCAAACTGGTTCAAGAAGGCAAGCATAACGATTTGATAAATAAGGAAGGTATTTACTCGGCATTTATCAAGGCGAGAGAGCGGGCCGCTAACTGGAGATTATAA
- a CDS encoding leucine-rich repeat domain-containing protein yields the protein MKTFKTTGLALIVLLAMTVLSIGCPNVSGVKPTDSGNSGTGGGTGGGTVPPTPGPYVKVPYADLETYLRDTASIEKLNYIEVTGPIPKEAFKGSDDNPGELGQKLKDHSDKKVALKIAAYPAGLTSMENCFADCTGLTTAPAIPEGVTDMGWCFYGCKNLTTAPDIPAGVTVMSGCFSDCKNLTTAPAIPESVTDMSNCFAGCKNLTRAPAIPKDVTDMERCFQDCTGLTTVQNIPVGLTNMGYCFYGCTSLTTVPDIPASVTDMGYCFYACTKLTGVTLNCNYSAGKFDSAFTNCGNLADGSIKVPQDQLDKYKAGAGDMGTAKEKFAAIAP from the coding sequence ATGAAAACATTTAAAACAACAGGATTAGCACTGATAGTGCTATTGGCAATGACAGTCCTTTCCATAGGCTGCCCCAACGTCTCAGGAGTAAAGCCCACAGACAGCGGAAACTCAGGTACCGGAGGAGGCACAGGAGGCGGCACCGTCCCGCCTACGCCCGGCCCCTACGTAAAAGTCCCCTATGCCGACCTTGAAACCTACTTGAGGGACACCGCCTCAATCGAAAAGCTAAACTACATCGAAGTAACCGGCCCCATACCGAAAGAAGCTTTTAAGGGAAGCGACGACAATCCGGGAGAGTTGGGACAAAAACTTAAAGACCATTCGGATAAAAAAGTAGCCCTTAAAATCGCAGCCTACCCCGCAGGTCTTACCAGTATGGAAAACTGCTTTGCAGACTGCACCGGTCTTACAACGGCACCGGCTATCCCCGAAGGCGTTACCGATATGGGCTGGTGTTTTTATGGCTGCAAAAACCTTACAACAGCACCGGACATCCCCGCAGGCGTTACCGTTATGTCCGGCTGCTTTTCAGACTGCAAAAACCTTACAACAGCACCTGCTATTCCCGAAAGTGTTACCGATATGTCAAACTGCTTTGCAGGCTGCAAAAACCTTACTAGAGCACCGGCTATCCCCAAAGACGTTACCGATATGGAACGCTGCTTTCAAGACTGCACCGGCCTTACTACCGTACAAAACATTCCCGTAGGCCTTACCAATATGGGATACTGCTTTTACGGCTGCACAAGCCTTACTACAGTGCCGGACATCCCCGCAAGCGTTACCGATATGGGATACTGCTTTTACGCCTGCACAAAGCTAACCGGCGTAACGCTCAACTGCAATTACAGTGCCGGCAAGTTCGACAGTGCCTTTACAAACTGCGGCAATCTGGCAGACGGCAGCATAAAAGTACCGCAAGACCAGCTTGACAAATATAAAGCCGGCGCCGGCGATATGGGCACCGCAAAGGAAAAGTTTGCGGCAATCGCCCCGTAA
- a CDS encoding GNAT family N-acetyltransferase, whose amino-acid sequence MSIEIIYGYDKPEEVRVLFSEYIQMLISNDKSFKKYLDIQNYDEEISDLEKKYGIPNGRLYLLYYDEELAGCIGLRKIDNKNCEMKRLYIRQKFRGKNLGNILVEKIIKEARDIGYSYMLLDTLPFLKTAIRLYEKYGFYRIESYNNSPMDNSIFMKLDL is encoded by the coding sequence ATGAGTATAGAAATTATATATGGATACGACAAGCCCGAAGAAGTAAGAGTTCTATTTTCAGAATACATTCAGATGTTAATTTCAAATGATAAGTCATTCAAAAAATACCTTGATATTCAAAATTATGATGAAGAAATAAGTGATTTGGAAAAAAAGTATGGCATACCTAACGGTAGGCTATATTTACTTTATTATGATGAAGAGTTGGCGGGTTGTATTGGATTAAGAAAGATTGACAATAAAAACTGTGAAATGAAGCGTCTTTATATAAGACAAAAATTCAGAGGTAAAAATTTAGGAAACATTTTAGTTGAAAAGATTATTAAGGAAGCAAGAGATATAGGATATTCTTATATGCTATTAGACACTCTTCCATTTTTAAAAACTGCAATAAGATTGTATGAAAAATATGGTTTTTACAGGATAGAAAGTTATAATAACAGTCCAATGGACAATTCTATTTTTATGAAACTTGATTTGTAA
- a CDS encoding VOC family protein, producing MNKITCICLGVKDMERSIKFYRDGLGYKTDCRENNPPVCFFDTPGTKFELFPLEQLAKDIDKNNPPKGNGFSGITLAYNVEHKEDVDTVIELVRKAGGKIVKEPQEVFWGGYHAYFSDLDGYYWEVPWGPNFQFDENGLLKF from the coding sequence ATGAACAAGATTACTTGTATTTGTTTAGGTGTTAAAGATATGGAAAGGTCAATCAAGTTTTATAGAGACGGTTTAGGATATAAGACTGATTGCAGAGAAAATAATCCGCCGGTATGCTTTTTTGATACTCCGGGAACAAAGTTCGAACTGTTTCCTTTGGAACAATTAGCAAAAGATATTGATAAAAATAATCCGCCAAAAGGAAACGGATTTTCAGGAATTACATTAGCTTACAATGTTGAACATAAAGAAGATGTAGATACTGTAATTGAATTAGTAAGAAAAGCAGGCGGAAAAATTGTAAAAGAGCCGCAGGAAGTTTTCTGGGGTGGATATCACGCGTATTTTTCGGATTTAGACGGATACTATTGGGAAGTTCCATGGGGACCGAATTTTCAATTTGATGAAAATGGATTGCTGAAATTTTGA
- a CDS encoding TfoX/Sxy family protein, translating to MASSKEYLNFILEQLSELKEITYKAMMGGYIIYYRGKIVGGIYDDRFLVKPVKSAIAYMPNAEYELPYDGAKEMLLVDEVDNKEFLTGLFNSMYDELPAPKPKKKK from the coding sequence ATGGCATCAAGCAAGGAGTATTTAAATTTCATATTAGAGCAATTATCCGAATTGAAAGAAATAACATACAAAGCGATGATGGGCGGATATATCATCTACTATCGTGGCAAAATCGTAGGTGGAATTTATGATGATAGATTTTTAGTTAAACCTGTTAAATCTGCAATAGCATATATGCCGAATGCAGAGTATGAGTTACCATATGATGGAGCAAAGGAAATGCTTTTGGTAGATGAGGTAGATAACAAAGAATTTTTAACCGGATTATTCAATTCAATGTATGATGAGTTACCGGCACCAAAACCGAAGAAAAAGAAATAA
- a CDS encoding HXXEE domain-containing protein translates to MQNILWLFPVIFMFHEMEEIIGFRIWLDKNTDIIKKYNKLSMLCENFSNEGFSVAVLEEYLLCITVTGVSIYFRIYIVWIGAFIAFSLHLLIHIIQSIIIKRYIPALVTSIMLLPINIFLINKAAHTCGYSLIDIVISSILCVIAMLLNLMFVHKLMKKVTERVKNNK, encoded by the coding sequence TTGCAAAATATATTATGGCTGTTCCCTGTTATTTTTATGTTTCATGAGATGGAAGAAATAATAGGATTTAGGATATGGTTAGACAAAAATACGGATATTATTAAAAAATACAACAAACTTTCAATGCTGTGCGAAAATTTCAGTAATGAAGGTTTTTCGGTAGCCGTTTTAGAGGAATATTTGTTATGCATAACCGTAACCGGTGTAAGTATTTATTTTCGTATATATATTGTGTGGATTGGAGCGTTTATTGCCTTTTCTTTACATTTACTTATTCATATAATTCAAAGCATTATAATTAAAAGGTATATTCCCGCATTAGTAACAAGTATAATGCTTTTACCGATAAACATATTTTTAATAAATAAAGCGGCCCATACGTGTGGATATTCACTTATTGATATAGTAATTTCATCTATACTATGCGTTATTGCAATGTTGCTTAATCTAATGTTTGTACATAAATTGATGAAAAAGGTAACGGAAAGAGTTAAAAATAACAAATAA
- a CDS encoding YfbM family protein, producing the protein MIANYQLISDEQLKSLKNFNAEDDEVFEAVEDWNEEAEILCDLDKMWDVLHFVLTGHASDDSIKGNPLSEAVVGVSSLDDVEEFIAYTEKSKIADIVSALDGFDIEKAMENFSMKECKKAKLYPDIWDYEEETDDIKDDLMNCFQNMKAFYKEVLEATGNVMVTIY; encoded by the coding sequence ATGATAGCAAATTATCAGCTAATCAGTGACGAGCAATTAAAATCACTTAAAAATTTCAATGCGGAAGACGATGAGGTCTTCGAAGCAGTGGAAGATTGGAATGAAGAAGCGGAGATATTATGTGATTTAGACAAAATGTGGGACGTACTTCATTTTGTTTTAACCGGACATGCCAGTGATGATTCGATTAAAGGAAATCCGTTAAGTGAAGCTGTTGTAGGTGTGTCTTCGCTTGATGATGTAGAAGAGTTTATCGCTTATACGGAAAAATCAAAGATAGCGGACATCGTGTCAGCTCTTGATGGTTTTGATATAGAAAAAGCTATGGAAAATTTCAGCATGAAAGAATGTAAAAAAGCAAAACTATATCCTGATATTTGGGATTATGAAGAAGAAACCGATGACATAAAAGATGATTTAATGAATTGTTTTCAAAATATGAAGGCATTTTATAAAGAAGTGTTAGAAGCTACTGGAAATGTAATGGTTACGATTTATTAA
- a CDS encoding PrsW family intramembrane metalloprotease yields the protein MKKFINNYGHKLLVIITVALIFVGFRDYFSQFAEKDKAAALFPAFLTASGTVLLYAVPIAFFIRYSVNRLKVSGNVVLLSFILGFTLPLYLGGEGNSLISYFLFCIKVPQEILDSWGAALTAPFTEEIAKGAVVLLVYLLCRGISLKEAFVSGMISGFGFQVLEDWAYIFQSTFGETNSGFSIAFERVSNALGSHTAFGVVFAVGLIALIKKSTAISGLKAFGFILTPVIIHFVWNSPLEGDWVFPLFGSINLNLAYYAFTIVDRLDENDNILIAR from the coding sequence ATGAAGAAATTTATTAACAATTACGGACACAAGTTGCTCGTTATCATAACCGTAGCATTGATATTTGTCGGTTTTCGTGATTATTTCAGCCAGTTTGCGGAGAAGGACAAGGCCGCAGCATTATTTCCGGCGTTTTTGACTGCTTCAGGTACGGTGCTGTTGTATGCCGTGCCGATTGCATTCTTTATACGTTATTCGGTAAATAGATTAAAAGTATCCGGTAATGTGGTTTTGCTCAGCTTTATACTCGGATTTACATTGCCGTTGTATCTGGGCGGCGAAGGGAACTCGCTTATTTCATACTTTTTATTTTGCATAAAGGTGCCGCAGGAAATACTTGACAGCTGGGGAGCGGCTTTGACGGCACCGTTTACAGAGGAGATTGCAAAGGGAGCGGTCGTACTTTTGGTATACTTGTTATGTAGAGGGATTTCATTAAAAGAAGCTTTTGTGTCCGGAATGATTTCCGGCTTCGGATTTCAGGTTTTGGAGGATTGGGCTTATATTTTTCAGAGTACTTTCGGCGAGACGAACAGCGGATTTTCGATAGCCTTCGAAAGGGTGTCCAATGCTCTCGGCAGTCATACTGCTTTCGGCGTAGTGTTCGCAGTAGGCCTTATCGCTCTCATTAAAAAAAGTACTGCAATTTCCGGACTTAAAGCATTTGGCTTCATTTTAACTCCGGTTATAATACATTTTGTCTGGAATTCTCCGCTTGAAGGAGATTGGGTGTTTCCTCTGTTCGGAAGCATCAACTTAAATCTTGCGTATTATGCGTTTACGATTGTGGACCGTTTAGATGAAAATGACAACATACTAATAGCAAGATAA
- a CDS encoding MBL fold metallo-hydrolase yields the protein MITKLRYGNTNTFLIKGDTGNLLFDTDYAGTMQAFYKEIKKHKINLSDITYVLASHYHPDHIGLVSELMKQGVKLLLMDTQYPHIHFSDYIFNREKKLKYEPIDADKAIIFSEKNSRDILKGIGIEGEIISTTSHSPDSISLILDDGSCFVGDLEPIEYLDAYDENIKLKEDWELIMSYNPKMIYYAHTNEKARK from the coding sequence ATGATAACTAAATTAAGATATGGAAATACAAACACTTTTTTAATTAAGGGAGATACCGGTAATTTACTTTTTGATACTGATTATGCGGGCACAATGCAGGCTTTTTATAAGGAAATAAAGAAGCATAAAATTAATCTTAGTGATATCACATATGTATTGGCATCCCACTATCATCCTGACCATATAGGTTTAGTAAGTGAACTGATGAAGCAAGGTGTAAAACTTCTATTGATGGACACACAATATCCCCATATTCATTTTTCGGATTATATTTTTAATAGAGAAAAAAAATTGAAATATGAACCGATAGATGCGGATAAGGCTATTATTTTCAGCGAGAAAAATAGCAGAGACATTCTTAAAGGTATAGGAATAGAGGGAGAAATTATATCTACAACAAGTCATAGTCCGGATAGTATTTCCTTGATTTTAGATGATGGTTCATGTTTTGTAGGAGACTTAGAACCCATTGAATATCTTGATGCGTATGATGAAAATATTAAGCTGAAAGAAGATTGGGAACTTATAATGAGCTACAATCCGAAAATGATTTATTATGCCCATACAAACGAAAAAGCAAGGAAATAG
- a CDS encoding ASCH domain-containing protein, producing MSDKVKEFWNKFCDEKKLSKDVKYEAWWFGNTKEMADELAKLVNSNVKTATTSAYELYESGEHVPQVGEYNIILDGSGDPVCITQTKVVYIMPYYLITPKHAWHEGEGDRSYEYWRKVHDDFFYHEYKSIGKKFYEQAPMVCEVFEKIF from the coding sequence TTGAGCGATAAAGTAAAGGAATTTTGGAATAAATTTTGTGATGAAAAGAAGTTATCCAAAGATGTAAAATATGAAGCTTGGTGGTTTGGAAATACTAAAGAAATGGCTGATGAATTAGCTAAATTAGTTAATAGCAATGTTAAGACAGCTACAACTTCAGCATATGAACTATATGAAAGCGGAGAACATGTACCACAAGTAGGAGAATATAATATTATTTTAGATGGTTCTGGAGATCCAGTATGTATTACGCAAACAAAGGTAGTATATATAATGCCTTATTACTTAATTACACCGAAACATGCATGGCATGAAGGAGAAGGTGATAGAAGTTATGAATATTGGAGAAAGGTTCATGATGATTTCTTTTATCATGAGTATAAGAGCATAGGGAAAAAGTTTTATGAACAAGCACCTATGGTATGTGAAGTGTTTGAAAAAATATTTTAG
- a CDS encoding DJ-1/PfpI family protein: MVKSEEGLDVLPNKIINELNLYEYDSLLLPGARDIRSALEDKDIINFISEFKNKIIGAISIAPILFLKEGSLIGKPFMIGANKIDLLEENFTLE, from the coding sequence ATAGTAAAAAGTGAAGAAGGATTAGATGTTTTACCAAATAAGATAATTAATGAACTGAATTTATATGAATATGACAGTCTTTTATTACCAGGAGCTCGTGATATTCGTTCAGCTCTAGAAGATAAAGATATCATAAACTTTATAAGTGAATTTAAAAATAAAATAATTGGCGCAATATCAATAGCTCCTATTCTATTTTTAAAAGAGGGTTCACTTATTGGTAAACCGTTTATGATAGGAGCTAATAAAATTGATTTATTAGAAGAAAATTTTACGTTAGAATAA
- a CDS encoding nuclear transport factor 2 family protein: MNEKEKIIRLWFDMWLTQQDLGIDDIFSDDVIYIESWCPKYENRQIVKHWFNEWNTRGKVFEWDIKQFFHKDNQTIVEWHFKSKMNEGKVEEFDGISLIVWTADNKIKALKEFGCNCNNYNPYKESETPLFREEKVNWF; encoded by the coding sequence ATGAATGAAAAAGAGAAAATCATTCGTTTATGGTTTGATATGTGGCTTACACAACAAGACTTAGGAATAGATGATATTTTTTCGGATGATGTAATTTATATTGAGAGTTGGTGTCCTAAGTATGAAAATCGGCAAATCGTAAAGCATTGGTTTAATGAGTGGAATACAAGAGGAAAAGTATTTGAATGGGATATAAAGCAATTTTTTCATAAGGATAATCAAACTATTGTAGAATGGCACTTCAAAAGCAAAATGAATGAGGGGAAAGTTGAAGAGTTTGACGGTATCTCGTTGATTGTTTGGACAGCCGATAATAAGATAAAAGCATTAAAAGAGTTTGGTTGTAATTGCAATAACTACAATCCTTACAAAGAGAGTGAAACGCCTTTATTTAGAGAAGAAAAAGTAAATTGGTTTTGA
- a CDS encoding nuclear transport factor 2 family protein: MDIDRFFKTVLSQNAEELRNFFKKNVVIKWHYTNEFFTLDEYIRANCEYPGNWNGKIERVEENEDIIILACRVFPTDNSESFHVVSFIHLEDNLIIDMDEYWSDDGLAPEWRKKMKIGKRIR, from the coding sequence ATGGATATAGATAGATTTTTCAAAACGGTTTTATCACAAAATGCGGAAGAACTTAGGAATTTTTTCAAAAAAAATGTCGTTATAAAATGGCATTACACAAATGAGTTTTTTACCTTAGATGAGTATATAAGGGCAAATTGTGAATATCCGGGGAATTGGAACGGAAAAATAGAGAGAGTTGAAGAAAATGAAGATATCATTATTTTAGCTTGTCGAGTTTTTCCGACAGATAATAGCGAGTCTTTTCATGTAGTAAGTTTTATCCATCTTGAGGATAATTTGATTATTGATATGGATGAATATTGGTCTGATGATGGATTGGCACCGGAATGGCGTAAGAAAATGAAAATTGGGAAACGCATTAGGTAA
- a CDS encoding flavodoxin domain-containing protein: MNGIILYQSKYGATKKYANWISEETGFSCVETKKAVINDILNYDIIIFGGGLYASGIAGLSFLKKNIKQLSNKKLIVFCCGASPYEENAFQQIRSHNMKGTLSDIPVFYCRGAWDMDTMSFRDRTLCNLLRKAVAKKAPADYEIWERALMAAEDKKCDWTDKKYIEPIIECINQ; the protein is encoded by the coding sequence ATGAACGGAATAATCCTATATCAATCAAAATATGGAGCTACAAAGAAATATGCAAATTGGATTTCAGAAGAAACAGGTTTTTCTTGTGTTGAAACGAAAAAAGCAGTAATTAACGATATCCTAAACTATGATATAATTATTTTCGGCGGCGGATTATATGCTTCTGGAATTGCCGGTTTGTCATTTCTGAAAAAGAATATAAAGCAGTTATCAAATAAGAAGTTAATTGTATTTTGTTGTGGTGCTTCCCCGTATGAAGAAAATGCATTTCAACAAATCAGATCGCATAACATGAAAGGTACATTATCTGATATTCCTGTCTTTTACTGTCGGGGGGCGTGGGATATGGATACAATGTCATTCAGGGATAGAACATTGTGTAATTTACTTAGGAAGGCTGTTGCAAAGAAAGCTCCTGCTGATTACGAAATATGGGAAAGGGCATTAATGGCAGCCGAAGATAAAAAATGTGACTGGACTGATAAGAAATATATCGAACCAATAATTGAGTGTATTAATCAATAA
- a CDS encoding type IV secretory system conjugative DNA transfer family protein, with protein MDEKFQNNILLTQTERLTMNGRPANPKYARNKNVLVIGGSGSGKTRFYVKPNLMQMHSSYCVTDPKGLTS; from the coding sequence ATGGATGAAAAGTTTCAAAACAATATCCTGCTTACGCAAACAGAACGATTAACCATGAATGGCAGACCGGCTAATCCTAAATATGCTCGTAACAAAAATGTATTGGTTATCGGTGGCTCAGGTTCCGGCAAGACGAGATTTTATGTAAAGCCGAACCTAATGCAAATGCACTCGTCATATTGTGTTACAGATCCTAAAGGATTAACCTCTTAG
- a CDS encoding DUF4368 domain-containing protein: MNKKWKTHQRKVDTDKFLKMIEKYTDIEELTVPMINEYIEKVVVHEATGGRKGKDRKQQVDVYFNFIGNCQVPQKVDIEKMA, translated from the coding sequence TTGAACAAGAAATGGAAAACTCATCAGAGAAAAGTTGACACCGATAAATTCCTAAAAATGATAGAAAAATATACCGATATTGAAGAACTGACAGTACCGATGATAAATGAATATATAGAAAAAGTTGTAGTTCATGAAGCAACAGGAGGAAGAAAAGGCAAAGACCGAAAACAACAAGTTGATGTTTACTTTAACTTTATAGGAAACTGTCAAGTACCACAGAAAGTTGATATAGAAAAAATGGCTTAA
- a CDS encoding GNAT family N-acetyltransferase encodes MEFRDAKPQDYEGIVHCIYHGFEHHFKHFNTSETSIKKLLLNILRLNQFKVVLDNGQVIACCGIGEGGIRLYKKDKSIFRQEFGFIKGTIMGITLYQILGKPYKVDPNCGYFEFVTILNSYRGRGIMKQFLNWIMEKKEHPCFMLDVANNNIVAIELYKSLGFVETHRVKEKFSKQAGFEYTIFMKSKGYISSNSITPSLSK; translated from the coding sequence ATGGAATTTAGAGATGCAAAACCACAAGATTATGAGGGGATTGTTCATTGTATTTATCATGGGTTCGAACATCATTTTAAGCATTTTAATACAAGCGAAACCTCAATAAAAAAGTTGCTGTTGAATATACTAAGGTTGAATCAGTTTAAAGTTGTTTTAGACAATGGACAAGTGATAGCGTGTTGTGGTATTGGAGAAGGCGGAATTCGACTTTATAAGAAAGACAAAAGTATTTTTCGTCAAGAATTTGGATTTATCAAGGGGACAATTATGGGGATAACACTTTATCAAATTTTAGGAAAACCATATAAAGTGGATCCTAATTGTGGATACTTTGAGTTTGTAACGATATTGAATAGTTATCGTGGTCGAGGTATTATGAAACAGTTTTTAAACTGGATTATGGAAAAAAAAGAACACCCTTGTTTTATGCTTGATGTAGCAAATAACAATATTGTAGCAATTGAACTTTACAAAAGTTTAGGATTTGTAGAAACTCATCGAGTAAAAGAGAAATTTTCTAAACAAGCAGGATTTGAATATACGATATTTATGAAATCAAAGGGATATATTTCGAGTAACTCGATAACTCCCAGTTTGTCGAAATGA
- a CDS encoding YciI family protein: MKKYVVILSGKKKNTLTDKLLNDHVAHLKEINRRGQLLLCGPLVDSDKAIKIINANSMEEALKIANSDPFIIHSYYPNIEVLELEEANEENEYLLKI; this comes from the coding sequence ATGAAAAAATATGTAGTTATATTAAGTGGAAAAAAGAAAAACACTCTTACGGATAAATTGTTGAACGACCATGTGGCACATCTAAAGGAAATAAATAGAAGGGGACAATTGTTATTATGCGGACCTTTAGTAGATAGTGATAAAGCTATTAAAATAATAAATGCAAATTCAATGGAAGAAGCATTAAAAATTGCAAATAGCGACCCGTTCATTATTCATTCTTATTATCCAAACATTGAGGTCTTAGAACTTGAAGAAGCTAATGAAGAAAACGAATACTTGCTTAAAATTTAA